Part of the Acidobacteriota bacterium genome is shown below.
TCCCGCATCACCTCGCGGTAGTCGTTGATCGGTCCGCATGGAATGTCGTGCTGCTCGAGGCGCTGCAGCCAGTACTGCCGCGCATGCCGGGTCGTCACCGCCTCAATGAGCCTGGCCAGCTCCGCCCGGTGCGCGACGCGGGCCGAGTCGCTCTCGAAGCGCGCATCGTCCAGCCATTCGCGATGCCCCAGCAATTCCGCCAGACGCCGGAAGATCCGGTCGTTGGCGGCGCCCAGCGTGATGTAGCCGTCCGCGCACCGCACGGCCTGGTAGGGCGCGCTCATGCGATGCGCCGAACCCAGGGGTCCCGGAACGACGTCGCGCGAGAAGAGCTCGGTCGCCTCCCAGACCGACAGCGCCACGCCGGCGTCGACGAGCGATGTGTCGACGTGCTGTCCCTGCCCGGTCCGTTCCCGTGCCTGCAGCGCGGCCAGGATTCCACACGCGGCGAAGAGGCCGGCCCCCAGGTCGGTCAGCGGGACGCCGACCTTCACCGGTGGTCGATCCGGCTCACCGGTCACCGACATCAACCCCGACACGCCCTGGGCGACCAGGTCGAACCCGCCCTTGTGCGACGCCGGCCCCGTCTGACCGTAGCCGGAGATCGAGGCGTAGACGAGTCGCGGGTTCAACTCGCGCAGCGACCCGTGATCGAGGCCCAGCCGCCCCAGGACGCCCGGACGGTAGTTCTCTATGAACACGTCCGCGCCGGCCGCCAGCCGCCGCAGGACGTCCGGGCCGCCCGCGGCCTTCAGGTCGATCACGACGCCGCGCTTGCCGCGGTTGACCGCGTTGAACGAGGCGCTGTCGTTGCCGCTCGCCCCGGCCATCCGGCGCGACGAGTCGCCGGCCGGCGACTCGACCTTGATCACGTCGGCGCCCATGTCGCAAAGTAGCATTGCGCAGAACGGACCTGCCATGACCTGCGTGACGTCGAGCACGCGGATGTCCTGCAGCGCGCTCGTCATCGGTCCATCACCCGCCGCGCCGCACCGCGGCCCAGGAGGTGCTCGTTTTGCCGACGCCGCACGTCGTCCTCGATCGGGACGGCCCCATCGCCACCGTCACGTTCAATCGCCCCGAAGCGCGCAACGCCATGACTTGGCCGATGTACGACGCCCTCGTCGAGTTCTGCGGCGCGCTGGAGAGCGACGCCGCGGTACGCGTCATCGTTCTGCGGGGCGCCGGCGGGAAGGCCTTCGTCGCGGGCACCGACATCGGGCAGTTCCGGACGTTCCGCACCGAGGCGGACGGGGTGGCCTACGAGCACCGCATCGATGCGGTCGTGGATCGCCTCGAACGGGTCGCCAAGCCGACCATCGCGGCGATCGACGGCGTGACGACGGGGGGCGGCTGCGCGCTGGCCGCCGCCTGCGACCTGCGCGTATGCACCAGTCGCTCGCGATTCGGGGTGCCAATCGCCCGTACGCTCGGCAACTGCCTGTCGGCCGCGAATCATGCCCGCTTCCTGGATCTCGTCGGTCCGGCCCGGCTGAAGGAGATGCTCTACACCGGCCGCCTGTTCAGCGCCGAGGAAGCGGCCGCGGCCGGTCTCGTGAACCGCGTGGTGGAGCCGCACGACCTCGACGCGGTCGTGGGAGAATACGCCGAGACGATGGCCGCCAACGCCCCGCTGACCATCCGCGCCAGCAAGGAGATGATCCGTCGCGTGCAGAGCCACCGCCGTATCGAGGCGAGGCTGGGCCGCGACCTGATCGTGAACTGCTACACGAGCGCCGACTTCCGCGAAGGTGTCCAGGCGTTCCTCGACAAACGCCCGCCGCGCTGGACGGGCCAGTGAGATTCTATCGTGAGGCCCGCAAATGACGCAGTTCCCGACGAGACACCGGCGCATCGGCGATGGCCGCGGCCTGACCCGCAAGGCGTTCCTCGAAGCGGTGGGAGCGGCTGCCGCCGCCGCCCTGTGGCCCGCCGCCCGTCCGCGCGCCCAGGAGGCGCCGGCACGAGACGCGCGCGCGCGCATCGCCCGCATCGTCCGCGAGTACGACAGTCAGGGCGACCATCGGACCGGTTCTCCCGTCGACGCCGAGAGCGGCCGCTGGCTGGCTGATCGGGTGGACGAAGCGGGTCTGGTTCCCGAGATCGAGTGGATGGGATTCTCCCGCATCGGCGTCCAGGCCGCCTACGTCGAGGTGGGCGATCGCTGGGCCGAAGGGGTGCCCCTCTTCGACGGCGGCTTCACGGACGCCGCCGGCGTGACGGGCGCCCTGGGCTCGATCGACGGCGCGGGCACGATCGGGCTCGGCCACGTCGGCCCGCGCACGGGAGCGGACTTTCGCGCCCACCGCCGCGCCACATCGCAGCGGGCGGTGGTGACGGTGACGGGCGGTGCCTCCAACGGCGTACCGGAGGGGCTCGCCCTGATGAACGCGCCCGACTTCAAGGCGCCCTTCGGCCCGCCGGTGCTGCAGGTCGCAAGCCGCCATCGCGCCTGGCTCACCGCCGCCGCCGCATCCGGCGCGACGGCGCGGGTGGTCGCCCACGTGACCCGGCGTCCGGAGGAGGTGTTCAACGTCACGGCGACCCTGCGCGGCAGGGAGCCTTCGCTGGCGCCCGTCTTCGTGATGACGCCGCGCAGCGGGTGGTGGACCTGCGCGTCCGAACGCGGCGGCGGCATCGCCGTCTGGATCGAGATGATCCGCGGCATGGCGGCCGCG
Proteins encoded:
- a CDS encoding CoA transferase; translated protein: MTSALQDIRVLDVTQVMAGPFCAMLLCDMGADVIKVESPAGDSSRRMAGASGNDSASFNAVNRGKRGVVIDLKAAGGPDVLRRLAAGADVFIENYRPGVLGRLGLDHGSLRELNPRLVYASISGYGQTGPASHKGGFDLVAQGVSGLMSVTGEPDRPPVKVGVPLTDLGAGLFAACGILAALQARERTGQGQHVDTSLVDAGVALSVWEATELFSRDVVPGPLGSAHRMSAPYQAVRCADGYITLGAANDRIFRRLAELLGHREWLDDARFESDSARVAHRAELARLIEAVTTRHARQYWLQRLEQHDIPCGPINDYREVMRDPQVRAREMVVETRHPTLGTLPTLGTPIKLSGTPLTPGRPAPLLGQHTDEVLAAAGYGEQEIAALRAAAVVR
- a CDS encoding enoyl-CoA hydratase (Catalyzes the reversible hydration of unsaturated fatty acyl-CoA to beta-hydroxyacyl-CoA), yielding MPTPHVVLDRDGPIATVTFNRPEARNAMTWPMYDALVEFCGALESDAAVRVIVLRGAGGKAFVAGTDIGQFRTFRTEADGVAYEHRIDAVVDRLERVAKPTIAAIDGVTTGGGCALAAACDLRVCTSRSRFGVPIARTLGNCLSAANHARFLDLVGPARLKEMLYTGRLFSAEEAAAAGLVNRVVEPHDLDAVVGEYAETMAANAPLTIRASKEMIRRVQSHRRIEARLGRDLIVNCYTSADFREGVQAFLDKRPPRWTGQ